ACGATAAACAAGCTTTATAGGGTTAGTAGAAAATTAATGCAAGAACTTGGTCGTGAGCCAACACCTGAGGAAATTGGCGCAGAAGTTGAAATTGAGCCAGATAGGGTGAGAGAGATATTTAAAATTGCACAGGAAACAACATCTCTTGAAGCTCCAGTTGGTGAAGATCAAGAAAGTATTTTGGGAGACTTTATACCCGATGAAAACCAACTGTCGCCAGTTGATCAAGCAAGTAAGCAACTTCTTAAAGATCACTTAGATGAGGTTTTGGGAACATTAACAGAGAGGGAGGCCAAAGTCCTAAAGTTAAGGTTTGGTTTGGAAGGTACCAAACAAATGACTTTGGAGGAGGTCGGTCGAGTTTTTGGTGTAACAAGAGAAAGAATTCGTCAAATCGAGGCTAAAGCATTGAGAAAATTGAAACACCCAAGTAGGCGTAAAAAACTTCAAGATTACTTAGATTAGTATCTTTGACCTTTTGGTTTTTCTATAAAAGGTCTAATATCTGCAACCTCTTTAGGCATTTGTTTGTAGGTAAATAAAATTTTGTCTATGTAGTTGCCCAAGTCTCTATATAAATATATATCGTTTAGCTCAATATCATCGGCTGATAAAGTATGTCTAACCTCCTCGTCAACTGTTTTTACTGTGGTTCTGGCATGCAAGATAACCGTTCCAATTTTTAGCTGTTTCCATAACATATTTGGGGAAAAAGTTTTTACCTTCACAGCCTCATCCCAAGAAAGAGTTCTTATGTTTGTTGCAAAAAAAGTAGTTGGATCAAACCTAACAATCCTTCTGTCTGTTATGTAACTTATATTTTTTTCTTGATAGTTCTTCACCATTTTCGAACCTAGAAAGATTACAACTAGTGGAATAACAATACTAATCAGGTATAAACCTGTTGACATACCACTAAACTCTTTAGTAAGTGAGTAAAAAATTATAAACAATATTAGGGCAATAATATAGACTTTTACCATGTTTACTGCACTGGCAATTGGATGAGGGCGGGTAACATATAAAATTTTCTCTCCACCTTGTTGCCCGTAGAAAGTGTCTTCAGTGTTAATCATAATTTAGATCGGATTGTATCACAGGTATATTTAAGATATTTGGAGGAAAACTCAAATCTTTTACTTCATTTCCCAGAATTAAAATTTGTTCTTGGTTTTCCGTTAACTCAACTTGAGGTTTTGGTGATTCGACAATAATATTTGGTTTGTTTAGAACTGTGCCAGTATTAGTGTCTACTCTTCTAAGGGGAGAAAGTAGTAGCCCTAAAATAATAATTAAAAACATAAAACCAACCATCGAACCTAGGGTAATATAAACCAGCATTTTTACTTTAGGGTTTGGTAAAAACGTTGTTATTTTTTGGTCAATTGCTATTAACTTTGGTTTAATTTTTTCCAACAGACTGCTAAAAGTTTGTTTTACGGCAATGCGGATAGTTTCGCTTATTTTTTCCATTTACCTTTTACTAATTATTACATTCTCGAGCTCTCCTAGATAATTGTTAAGTTTATTCAGGTTTGTTTTTACCAGACTTAGTTTTTCCATGGCCCTTTTGTAACCAGAGTCTCTTTGATAATCATCAGCCGATAGTATTTTTTCAATCTCGATTTTTGTGTTGTTCTCAATTGCGTTGATATTTGTTATTTCTCCATCTATATCTCTAAACCATCTGTCAAAAAGGCTTGAATCTGCTCTACCCAATGAGACTAGGCTATTAGCCTCTGACTTTAATTTGTTATACATTTCTACGTGTTTATTTTTGATATTTGTAACATCTCCCAGACTAATATTTGCCAGACCATTATAGATAATAGGTAGTGTTTTACCTAAATATCTTGTATCTTCATCCTTTGACTTAGAGAAAAGATCTTCTAGGTTATCTGCTGGATTATAACTGTCTTTTCTGGTTTCATACCAAACTACTTCAGGATCGAGATTTGAATAAATCTCCTGCTTTTTTGAAGTTTCCAAACCTTGAGATTCAAGTGTTTTTAACCTCAACATGGTCAAGTAACTTTTAATAAAATTATTTCTTGAACCTATGAAATTATATGTAGATAGTCTTAACTCCTCTTTTAATGAAAGAGTTGAATTTTTTGCATACGATGCCCTTTTGAGATTAAAGTCATTTAAGTCTTTTCTATAAACGTCCCCAACATAAACATAGTCCTGTCTAGCTTTTTCAAATGTAAACTCTTGGGCATAGACGTCAAGATCATTTTTGTTTAATTGCCAAATAGAATAATTCAAGAGACTTGCAAAAAGTATCCATACTAAGTATGGGACAAGAAGATATGAAGCAAGCTTGTTGACTTTGTAAAAGTTCTTAATAATCATAACTAGTGTTATATCCATAGCAATAATTATCAAAAAGGCTAAAGATAGATTTTTTAGTCCAAAAAACACAGGTGACCAGATAGCGTTTAAAAAGAGGTGGAAAAAGAAAAGCTTAAGTGAACCTTTTTTACTAGTCCAAATTAAATAAAGAGATATTCCAATTAAGGTGTAGAGTATCGTCCAAACAGGTCCAAAAATCCAGTTTGGGGGTGAGAATACCGGTTTTGTAAGTGTTGCATACCAAGTGGGGATTGCATCAAATGTAAAAAAAGTACCAATTAAACCTGCAGATTGAGCTAAAATAATTGAGATAATAAGCTTTGGCCAAGATTTAATTTTCATTATTATCATTGTATCAAAAAGATTATAATAACGTTAATGAACAAATATGCTTCAAGGGCTGGTGAAAAGTTAGAATTTGCACTTGAATATTTTGAACTGGATGTAACGGGGTTAACTGTTGCCGATTTTGGTTCTTCAACTGGTGGTTTTGTGGACTGTCTGCTTCAAAAAGGTGTTAAGAAGGTTTTTGCTGTAGATACAGCGTATGGTGAACTTGCTTGGAAGCTTAGAAACGATCCAAAAGTTGTTGTAATGGAAAGAACAAATGCAATGCATGTTAGGTTGTCAGAGAAAGTTGACTTAATCACAGTTGACACATCTTGGACACGACAAGTTCTTGTTTTGGACAATGCATTTAAAAATATTAAAGACGGTGGGTTGATAGTTTCTTTAATAAAACCCCACTACGAAGCACCAAAACAGTATCTTGAAAAAGGAAGACTAAAGACAGAAAAAATGAATGAGGTTTTAGATAAAGTTAGAGGTGACATTGTTTCAATTGGGGGTGAGGTTGCTAACTTTGTAGAGTCACCAATCGTGGGGGAGAAGGGCAAAAACAGAGAATTTTTATTTTTAATAAAAAGACAAACTAGACATTAATGGTATAATAAAATTATGGAAATATTAGCAAGTCTTTTGTTAAATTCATTGGCTGTCTATGTAACCGCCAAATTATTGTCAGGTGTAACAATTGACAGTTTTTTAACAGCAATTATAGTCTCTATCGTTTTAAGTTTAGTGAACACCTTCATAAAACCAC
This bacterium DNA region includes the following protein-coding sequences:
- a CDS encoding SAM-dependent methyltransferase is translated as MNKYASRAGEKLEFALEYFELDVTGLTVADFGSSTGGFVDCLLQKGVKKVFAVDTAYGELAWKLRNDPKVVVMERTNAMHVRLSEKVDLITVDTSWTRQVLVLDNAFKNIKDGGLIVSLIKPHYEAPKQYLEKGRLKTEKMNEVLDKVRGDIVSIGGEVANFVESPIVGEKGKNREFLFLIKRQTRH